In a single window of the Leptospira harrisiae genome:
- a CDS encoding TIGR04282 family arsenosugar biosynthesis glycosyltransferase, with protein MDTNKLIIFAKQPELGKVKTRLAVSIGDSKTLQIYFELLEITKKVTSVFEAEKIVYWDHLHLKNSLRFEFGYATKVQAEGDLGFKMKVAFQNEFQNKLGKIVIIGTDCPFLTKEIFEKAYSALDESDFVIGPATDGGYYLLGMKEFYPFVFNSIPWSTNEVLTLTLQSIQKNKKTVTLLSELNDIDDIDDLKNWNESY; from the coding sequence AGTAAAAACACGTTTAGCCGTTAGTATTGGCGATTCCAAAACATTACAAATTTATTTTGAACTTCTTGAAATTACAAAAAAGGTAACATCCGTTTTTGAAGCAGAAAAAATAGTATATTGGGATCATTTACATCTTAAAAATTCTTTGAGATTTGAATTTGGGTATGCAACGAAAGTCCAAGCGGAAGGAGATCTTGGATTTAAAATGAAAGTTGCCTTTCAGAATGAATTTCAAAATAAGTTAGGAAAGATTGTGATTATTGGAACCGACTGTCCTTTCTTGACAAAAGAAATTTTTGAAAAAGCCTACTCGGCTTTGGATGAATCTGATTTTGTAATTGGTCCCGCAACGGATGGTGGCTATTATCTTTTGGGAATGAAAGAATTTTATCCCTTTGTTTTTAATTCTATTCCCTGGAGCACAAATGAGGTTTTAACTCTAACTCTACAATCCATACAAAAAAACAAAAAAACTGTCACTTTATTATCAGAACTAAATGATATTGATGATATCGATGACCTTAAAAATTGGAATGAGTCTTATTAA
- a CDS encoding OmpA family protein yields MRHLLLKKSIRLLLLTYTVQYCLFTESLVAQDGFVFENPYQKTDQAVDEKSFTIYFSNHSSKISKSDLVRLQIAADYLNQNRNYEVYIYAHANEGKTAKDDISISEKRSLEVERFFLIHFVEPNQIRRLFYGNSKSPNKTKEHQALNRRVEIKIQALP; encoded by the coding sequence ATGCGACATCTACTTTTAAAGAAAAGCATTCGTTTGCTTTTGTTAACTTACACCGTTCAATATTGTTTATTCACGGAGAGTTTAGTAGCGCAAGATGGATTTGTCTTTGAAAACCCATATCAAAAGACAGATCAGGCTGTTGATGAAAAGTCATTTACAATCTACTTTTCCAATCATTCTTCAAAAATATCCAAATCAGATTTAGTTCGGCTACAAATAGCAGCAGATTATCTAAATCAAAATCGAAATTATGAAGTATATATTTATGCGCACGCAAATGAAGGAAAAACCGCCAAGGATGATATTTCCATTAGCGAAAAAAGGTCGTTAGAAGTGGAACGTTTCTTTTTGATTCATTTTGTGGAACCAAACCAAATCAGAAGATTGTTTTATGGGAATTCAAAATCACCTAACAAAACGAAAGAACACCAAGCACTCAACAGGCGAGTAGAGATAAAAATCCAAGCCCTTCCTTAA
- a CDS encoding LIC_11366 family protein: MSRCIVILSLLVFMISSLVLGNLVAEPSGIEVGMRYGAGERIPGRFDGDLKQFSSTFNPLVFSDVSLSGGKSTNLYEGFVRFLLDSRSRVGFVVGRNDWQMLHLTEVTSDLYYTKLRSEIYSYHVLGMYYFTMPIFRNWEWENGLGIGFTSADWNIRGYSVGELAPDTQYFNQKGRLRGSGLAYRAETAINHRLYDNTFFQIGLGYHHVAIDKFSGNYNGETSSFYIRADGKVGVIDDTRILDATVSTAQTFRRLDMNTGSWILYFSVFQRFLD; this comes from the coding sequence ATGTCAAGATGTATTGTGATCCTTTCGCTTCTGGTTTTTATGATTTCTTCTCTTGTCCTCGGCAACTTGGTCGCCGAACCCTCTGGGATCGAAGTGGGGATGCGTTATGGTGCTGGAGAAAGAATTCCTGGTCGGTTTGATGGTGACCTAAAACAGTTCTCTTCCACCTTCAATCCATTGGTGTTTTCTGATGTCAGTTTGAGCGGAGGAAAATCCACCAATTTGTATGAAGGTTTTGTTCGTTTTCTTTTAGACTCAAGGTCAAGGGTTGGATTTGTTGTAGGAAGAAATGATTGGCAGATGCTTCACCTAACCGAAGTTACAAGCGACCTCTATTATACGAAACTAAGGTCTGAAATTTACTCCTACCATGTTCTCGGAATGTATTACTTTACAATGCCCATCTTTCGAAATTGGGAATGGGAAAATGGTTTGGGAATTGGATTTACCTCTGCCGATTGGAACATAAGAGGATATTCTGTAGGTGAACTTGCACCCGATACCCAATACTTCAATCAAAAAGGTAGACTTCGAGGGAGTGGGCTTGCTTATCGAGCAGAAACAGCCATCAATCACCGGTTATACGACAATACTTTTTTTCAAATTGGTCTTGGATACCACCATGTCGCCATTGATAAGTTCAGCGGGAATTATAATGGAGAAACCTCAAGCTTCTATATTCGGGCAGATGGGAAAGTAGGAGTGATTGATGACACTCGAATCCTTGATGCCACTGTGAGCACTGCACAAACTTTTCGAAGATTAGATATGAACACGGGTTCATGGATTCTTTATTTTTCAGTCTTCCAAAGGTTTTTAGATTGA
- the lpxD gene encoding UDP-3-O-(3-hydroxymyristoyl)glucosamine N-acyltransferase codes for MKLKELAEQLGASFTGSGDLEINGIKDLEHHTPVDPNSIYYVASKKYLAKHKKASDVKVALTVDSLASQFPNAIIIPEEGSKVKFIQVVSLFEKKPKYTSFISQKASIHPSAKLGKDVTIMDFAVIQENVVIGDKAVIYPNVVLEPNVEIGDETILKSGVVVYYNCKLGKRNLIHSNTVIGADGFGFYDYAGVRYKVPQIGNVVIGDEVEMGAHCTVDRAALESTTIGNFTKFDDHVHVGHNCRVGNYVYIAGATVLAGSVTIEDGCFLAGQSAVAEHLTMKKGSILMGLSGLTEDSKEKTAYFGIPARPALEMHRIHSSLPALPEIAKDYSKRKKLES; via the coding sequence ATGAAACTAAAGGAATTAGCTGAACAATTAGGTGCAAGTTTCACCGGCTCTGGTGATTTAGAGATCAATGGAATCAAAGATTTGGAGCACCATACTCCTGTAGATCCCAATAGTATATATTACGTAGCATCCAAAAAATATTTAGCAAAACATAAAAAAGCATCGGACGTAAAAGTGGCTTTAACTGTCGACTCACTTGCTTCACAATTTCCTAATGCAATCATTATCCCTGAAGAAGGTTCTAAAGTAAAATTCATTCAAGTTGTATCTTTGTTTGAAAAAAAACCAAAATACACTTCTTTTATTTCTCAAAAAGCCAGCATCCATCCTTCCGCCAAACTGGGAAAAGATGTAACAATTATGGATTTTGCCGTGATCCAAGAGAATGTAGTCATTGGAGACAAAGCAGTCATTTACCCTAATGTAGTTTTGGAACCAAATGTAGAAATCGGAGACGAGACGATTTTAAAATCGGGAGTTGTTGTTTATTACAACTGTAAGCTAGGAAAAAGAAATTTGATCCATTCTAATACTGTCATTGGTGCCGATGGATTTGGTTTTTATGACTATGCAGGAGTGCGATACAAAGTCCCTCAGATTGGAAATGTCGTCATTGGTGACGAAGTGGAAATGGGTGCTCATTGTACTGTGGATAGAGCAGCTCTTGAATCCACCACCATCGGGAATTTTACAAAATTTGATGACCATGTCCATGTCGGTCACAATTGCCGTGTCGGTAATTATGTTTATATCGCAGGTGCCACTGTCCTTGCAGGTTCTGTCACCATCGAAGATGGATGTTTTCTTGCCGGGCAGTCTGCTGTTGCCGAACACCTAACAATGAAAAAAGGTTCGATTCTTATGGGACTTTCAGGTTTAACGGAAGATTCTAAAGAAAAAACAGCTTACTTTGGAATTCCTGCAAGGCCAGCCTTGGAAATGCATAGAATTCACAGTTCTTTACCTGCTTTACCTGAAATTGCGAAGGATTATTCAAAACGAAAAAAATTGGAGTCTTAA
- a CDS encoding arsenate reductase family protein — MNLQIFGTKKCKETKKAQLFFQERRVTFQFINLQEKEMSKGELRSILGSVSLDDLIDTESKVYEDKNLKYMLYDKEEALLTNPLLFKTPIVRDGKRATIGFVPDVWKQWILESKK; from the coding sequence ATGAATCTCCAAATCTTCGGAACAAAAAAATGCAAAGAAACTAAGAAGGCACAGTTGTTCTTCCAAGAACGTCGTGTGACTTTTCAGTTTATCAACTTACAAGAAAAAGAAATGAGCAAAGGGGAACTTCGCTCCATTTTAGGCAGTGTGAGTTTAGATGACTTGATTGATACGGAATCCAAAGTTTACGAAGACAAAAATCTAAAATACATGTTATACGATAAAGAAGAGGCTCTACTTACAAACCCCCTTCTCTTCAAAACACCAATCGTTCGCGATGGGAAACGTGCCACCATCGGATTTGTTCCAGATGTCTGGAAACAATGGATCTTAGAATCTAAAAAATAA